The following are from one region of the Segatella oris genome:
- a CDS encoding ABC transporter ATP-binding protein: MKGKANMNDMVDEKKVIIELQNVKRDFMVGDELVHALRGVSFKIMKGEFVTIMGKSGSGKSTLLNQLGCLDTPSSGEYYLDGISVRNMSRSQRAVLRNRKIGFIFQNYNLLPKTTSVENVELPLMYNASVSAEERTARAIEALKAVGLGERLYHKSNQMSGGQMQRVAIARALVNNPAVILADEATGNLDTRTSFEILVLFQKLHAEGRTIIFVTHNPDIARYSSRNIQLRDGRVISDEYNNNIQSAAEGLAALPANSDE; this comes from the coding sequence ATGAAAGGAAAAGCGAATATGAATGACATGGTTGACGAGAAGAAAGTCATCATAGAGTTGCAGAATGTGAAGCGAGACTTTATGGTTGGTGACGAACTTGTGCATGCCTTGCGTGGCGTTTCGTTCAAGATTATGAAGGGGGAATTCGTTACAATCATGGGTAAATCCGGCTCAGGAAAGTCTACATTGCTCAATCAGTTGGGCTGTCTTGACACGCCAAGTAGTGGAGAATATTATTTAGATGGCATCTCTGTGCGCAATATGTCAAGGAGTCAGAGAGCGGTTCTGCGTAATAGAAAGATTGGTTTTATATTCCAGAACTATAACCTTCTGCCCAAGACGACGAGCGTGGAGAACGTGGAACTGCCGCTGATGTATAATGCAAGCGTGTCTGCAGAAGAGCGGACGGCGCGTGCAATAGAGGCATTAAAGGCTGTGGGATTGGGCGAACGACTCTATCATAAGTCTAATCAGATGTCGGGAGGACAGATGCAACGTGTGGCTATTGCACGTGCATTGGTCAACAATCCGGCGGTGATTCTGGCCGATGAAGCAACAGGTAACCTTGATACTCGTACCTCGTTTGAGATTCTTGTGCTGTTCCAGAAACTGCATGCAGAGGGTAGAACCATCATATTTGTAACCCATAATCCTGATATAGCCCGTTATTCCAGCCGGAATATCCAGTTACGTGACGGTAGAGTTATCAGTGATGAGTATAACAACAACATTCAGAGTGCAGCGGAAGGACTGGCTGCCTTGCCTGCAAACTCTGATGAATAA
- a CDS encoding efflux RND transporter periplasmic adaptor subunit — protein sequence MKKISKVWYIVAVVLVVAVSVWAFSGSKRKEQVDFVTEKVAPANIQSSITATGTIEPVTSVTVGTQVSGIVSKLYVDYNSVVKKGQVIAELDKSNLMSQLNSAKANLQQMQANLRKAQEDLAYQHANFNRYKTLYNKGLVSANDFETALLSYQTASQSVSSVRQQVNAAQEEVKRAQTNLGYATITSPIDGIVLSKSVEEGQTVAASFSTPELFTIAQDLTNMQVVANVDEADIGGVKEGERVTFTVEAYPDETFQGTVKQVRQEATTTNNVVTYEVVISAPNANLKLKPGLTANVTIFTAERSGVLSVSSKALRYTPTKETVGHMKIVDGGGKSKVWVIEGNTIKSVPVNIGMTDGTHTQILSGVSRGQVIVTSVSAVTNEDETTANSSDQSPFGPKGPGQKKK from the coding sequence ATGAAAAAGATCAGTAAGGTTTGGTATATTGTAGCTGTAGTCCTCGTAGTTGCCGTTTCTGTATGGGCGTTTTCAGGCTCGAAGAGAAAGGAACAGGTTGATTTTGTCACGGAGAAAGTGGCTCCTGCCAATATTCAAAGCAGCATCACGGCAACGGGAACGATAGAGCCGGTGACGAGTGTTACCGTTGGTACTCAGGTGTCTGGCATCGTCAGTAAACTGTATGTAGACTATAACAGCGTGGTCAAGAAAGGGCAAGTGATAGCCGAACTTGACAAATCTAACCTGATGAGCCAGCTCAATTCGGCCAAAGCTAATCTTCAACAGATGCAGGCTAACCTGCGAAAAGCACAGGAAGATTTGGCTTATCAGCATGCAAACTTCAATCGTTACAAGACATTATACAACAAAGGTTTAGTGTCGGCGAATGATTTTGAGACTGCACTTTTGAGTTATCAGACGGCATCTCAGAGTGTAAGTTCTGTCAGACAGCAGGTCAACGCCGCGCAGGAAGAGGTGAAACGGGCACAGACCAATCTTGGTTATGCAACCATTACATCGCCTATTGACGGCATTGTGCTTTCCAAAAGTGTTGAAGAAGGCCAGACCGTTGCAGCCAGTTTCAGTACTCCCGAGCTGTTTACCATTGCGCAAGACCTTACCAATATGCAGGTGGTTGCTAATGTAGATGAGGCTGATATTGGCGGTGTAAAGGAGGGCGAACGCGTCACATTTACCGTGGAAGCCTATCCCGATGAAACCTTTCAAGGCACGGTAAAGCAAGTCAGACAAGAGGCAACGACGACGAATAATGTTGTGACTTATGAAGTTGTTATCAGTGCTCCGAATGCCAATCTGAAATTGAAACCAGGATTGACAGCCAACGTAACCATCTTCACAGCAGAGCGTTCAGGCGTGCTTAGTGTGTCAAGTAAGGCCCTGCGTTATACGCCAACGAAGGAGACGGTGGGGCATATGAAGATTGTAGATGGCGGTGGAAAGTCGAAAGTTTGGGTCATTGAGGGGAATACTATCAAGTCTGTTCCTGTGAACATTGGCATGACCGACGGCACACATACGCAGATACTGTCGGGTGTAAGCCGTGGACAAGTGATTGTTACCAGCGTTTCAGCCGTGACGAATGAGGACGAAACAACGGCCAACAGCAGTGACCAGAGTCCGTTTGGACCTAAGGGTCCCGGACAAAAGAAGAAGTAA
- a CDS encoding ABC transporter permease: MNYINLIKIAVRAILANKMRSFLTALGIIIGVASVITMLAIGQGSKKSIQENVAQMGSNMIMIHPGADMRGGVRQDASSMETLKMQDYNNIKDQCDYIKAISPVVSSNGQWIYGNNNTPSSIYGVNQDYLEIRQLSVEDGEMFTENDIKGAAKVCVVGQTVVDNLFSNGADPVGKVVRFGSIPFRIVGVLKKKGYNSMGMDQDDLVLAPYTTVMKRILAQTYLSEIQCSAITEDLTEKAIEQLTEILRRDHKLKDATDTSEADADDFNIRSQEELSSMMNSTTDTMTVLLGCVAGISLIVGGIGIMNIMYVSVTERTREIGLRMSVGARGVDILNQFLIEAILLSVTGGLIGVVIGIGASYSVKLIAHWPIYIQAWSIVMSFAVCTLTGVFFGWYPAKKAAQLDPIEAIRYE, encoded by the coding sequence ATGAATTATATCAATCTTATTAAGATAGCAGTACGCGCAATCCTTGCAAATAAGATGCGATCTTTCCTCACTGCGTTGGGCATTATCATTGGAGTGGCATCGGTTATCACGATGCTTGCCATCGGACAAGGCTCCAAAAAGAGCATTCAAGAGAATGTAGCGCAGATGGGATCTAATATGATTATGATTCATCCAGGTGCTGATATGCGAGGCGGTGTGCGTCAAGATGCCTCTTCAATGGAGACATTAAAGATGCAGGACTATAACAATATCAAGGATCAATGCGATTATATCAAAGCGATAAGTCCAGTGGTAAGCAGTAACGGTCAATGGATTTATGGCAACAACAACACACCTTCGAGCATCTATGGGGTTAATCAAGACTATTTGGAAATACGTCAGTTGAGTGTTGAAGACGGTGAGATGTTCACCGAAAATGACATTAAAGGCGCTGCGAAAGTATGCGTTGTAGGGCAAACAGTGGTAGATAATCTGTTTTCTAATGGGGCAGATCCCGTCGGTAAAGTGGTTCGTTTCGGGTCTATTCCCTTTCGTATCGTGGGCGTACTCAAGAAGAAAGGCTATAATTCTATGGGCATGGATCAGGACGATTTGGTGCTTGCGCCATATACAACTGTGATGAAACGTATCCTTGCTCAAACCTATTTAAGTGAGATACAGTGTTCTGCTATCACGGAAGACCTTACAGAAAAGGCCATAGAACAACTTACAGAAATACTGCGTAGGGACCATAAATTAAAGGATGCTACTGACACTTCAGAGGCTGATGCCGATGACTTTAACATCCGATCTCAGGAAGAACTATCTTCAATGATGAACTCGACGACCGACACAATGACTGTTCTTCTGGGCTGTGTCGCAGGGATTTCGCTGATAGTTGGAGGCATTGGAATCATGAATATCATGTATGTTTCGGTGACAGAACGCACTCGTGAGATTGGTCTTCGTATGAGTGTAGGTGCCCGTGGCGTTGATATTCTGAATCAGTTCCTTATCGAAGCCATCTTACTTAGCGTCACGGGAGGTCTTATTGGCGTAGTAATTGGCATCGGAGCATCGTATAGTGTCAAGCTGATAGCACATTGGCCAATCTATATTCAAGCTTGGAGTATCGTCATGAGCTTTGCTGTTTGCACGCTCACCGGTGTGTTCTTCGGTTGGTATCCGGCCAAGAAAGCGGCGCAATTAGACCCTATTGAGGCCATTAGATATGAGTAA